The genomic window GACGAGCCGCAGGCGGCCTTCGCGGACCACCTCGTCGAGCTCGTCGAGGCCGAGTCCGTGGACGCCGTCGTCGTCTCCGGGGACGTCTACGACCGGGCCATCCCGCCGACGGCCTCGGTGAGCCTGCTCGATGACACGCTGGCGCGCCTGTCGGACCGCACACGGGTGGTCCTCACCTCCGGCAACCACGACTCAGCCCAGCGCCTCGCCTTCGGCTCGGGTCTGCTGCGCGAGGGTCTGTCGATCCGGGCGCGGACGGCGCAGGTGGACCGGCCCGTCATCATCCCGGACGCCGACGGCGGCGCCGGCCTGTACGTCTACGCCCTGCCCTACCTGGATCCGGACGGCGCGCGCGAGAGCCTGCCCCCGCTCCTCGCGGCACGGCTCGGGGAGGGCGACGCCGAGGCGCCGGGGCCGCTGGCCCGCTCGCACGAGGCGGTCGTCTCGGGTGCGCTGAGGCTGGTCGCGCACGACCTCGCGGGGCGTCGCAGCGGTGGGGGCGTCCGGGTTCCGGCGCTCGTCATGGCGCACGCCTTCGTCGTGGGCGGGCGCGCGAGCGAGGACTCCGAGCGGGACATCCGCGTCGGCGGCGTCGACTCCGTGCCCGGCGAGGTCTTCTCGACGCTCGGCGGATCCGCGGAGGCGGGGGCCGCCGGCGCTCTGGACTACGCGGCCCTCGGACACCTGCACCGGCCCCAGGAGATCGCGCAGGGCACGACGGACGGGGCCGGCGCGTCCGGCCCGCGCCTCGTCTACTCCGGCAGCCCGCTGCCCTTCTCCTTCTCCGAGGCCGACTCCCCGAAGTCCTCCGTCCTCCTCGACCTCGGGCCCGAGGGCGTCACCTCGCTCGAGCGCGTCCCCACTCCGGCACCGAACCGGGCGGCGACGTTGCGGGGCACGCTCGACGAGCTCCTCGGCCCCCTCGGCGACGGCCACGAGCGGGACTGGGTGCGCGTCGAGCTCACCGGCCCCATGCCGCCGGAGACGATGGCGCGTCTCAAGGAGCGCTTCCCCGACATGCTCGCCTTCTCCTGGTCCCGGCCCGCCGTCGAGCGCGAGCGCGGCGCCGCCCGGGTCACGCGGGCCTCGGACCCCGTCGAGATCACGGAGCGCTTCCTCACGCGCATGCTCGGCCGGGACCCCGACGACGCCGAGCGCGCCGTCATCACCGACGCCTACGACGCCGTCCGCACCGACCAGGAGGCCTCATGAGGCTGCACCGGCTCACCATGACCGGGATCGGCCCCTACGCGGGGACGGAGACGGTCGACTTCGACCGCTTCGCCGAGTCCGGACGCTTCCTCCTCACCGGCCCGACGGGCGCCGGCAAGTCGACCATCATCGACGCCATCGTCTTCGCCCTCTTCGGCTCCGTCGCGGACACGGCCGGGTCCTCCAAGCAGCGCCTGCGCTCGACCCTCGCGGCGCCGAGCGACCCGAGCGAGGTCGAGCTCGTCTTCTCCACCTCCGCGAGCACGTACCGGATCCGCCGCACCCCCGAGTACATGCGGCCCAAGCGCCGCGGCACAGGCCTGACGAAGGAGAACGCCTCGGTGCGCCTCTGGCGCCTCTCGGCGCCGGACGGCGAGGCCCAGGGCGAGCCCCTCACGCGCGTCGACGAGGTCGGGCAGGAGATGAGGCGCGTCGTCGGGCTCAGCCGGGACCAGTTCACGCAGACCGTCGTGCTGCCCCAGGGCCGCTTCGCCCAGTTCCTCCGGGCGAGCTCGGCGGAGCGCCACGAGCTGCTCCGCGACGTCTTCGGCACCGCCGTCTTCGACGCGCTCCAGGAGGAGCTGCGCGAGCGAGGCCGCGTCCTCCGGCGCGGGACCGACGCCGCACGGGAGGCGCTGCGCAGCCGTGCGGAGGTGCTCGCCCCGCTGCTGCCTGAGGAGCCGACCGCCGAGGCTGGAGGTGCGGACGCGACCGGGGCGGGGAGCCTCGACGGCGACGACGCCGACGCGGGCACCACGGGCCCGGGCACCGCGACTCCGGTTGATCCGGGCGCGGATCCCTCCCAGCCGGATCTCTTCTCGTCGCTGGCCGCGGGGCGTCCCGACGCCCCGGAGGAGCACGAGGAGCGTCCCTCCCACGCCGACGGACTGCGGGCGCTCGTCGAGGCCGCCGTGCCGGACGCCGACGCCATCAGCACGGTCGGTCGGGAGGCCGTCGCCCAAGCGGACGCCGACCTCGCCCCCCTCGCGGAGGCGGTCGAGACCGCCCGGGTCGAGCGGGCCGACGCCGCCGGGGCTGTCGAGGCGGCCGTCACCCTCCAGGAACGACTCGACCGCCGTGCGCGCCTCGTCGCCGAGCGCGACGCGCTGGAGGCCTCCGCGAAGGCGGACGCCGCTGACGCCGAGCGCCTCGAGCGGGCGCACCGCGCCGCCTCGGTCACGAGCGCCCTCACCGCGCTGCGGCGAGCTGAGCAGGGCGCGCGCGCCGAGGAGGCGACCGCCCGGCAGTCCCTCGCCGAGGCCGCCGAAGGGGAGCATGACGACGACGCTCTCGCACCGGTCCTCGAGACCGCCCTCGAGGCTCTCGAGGTGACCGCCGGTGACCGCCCCGACGGCGCGACCGACGGGCTCGAGGCTGCCTCGGCCGCCCTGGCGCACGCTGCGGACGAGGCCCGCTCCTCCTCCGGGGCCCTGCGGCCCCTCGCCGAGCTC from Actinomyces radicidentis includes these protein-coding regions:
- a CDS encoding exonuclease SbcCD subunit D; translated protein: MRILHTSDWHLGRTFHGRVLDEPQAAFADHLVELVEAESVDAVVVSGDVYDRAIPPTASVSLLDDTLARLSDRTRVVLTSGNHDSAQRLAFGSGLLREGLSIRARTAQVDRPVIIPDADGGAGLYVYALPYLDPDGARESLPPLLAARLGEGDAEAPGPLARSHEAVVSGALRLVAHDLAGRRSGGGVRVPALVMAHAFVVGGRASEDSERDIRVGGVDSVPGEVFSTLGGSAEAGAAGALDYAALGHLHRPQEIAQGTTDGAGASGPRLVYSGSPLPFSFSEADSPKSSVLLDLGPEGVTSLERVPTPAPNRAATLRGTLDELLGPLGDGHERDWVRVELTGPMPPETMARLKERFPDMLAFSWSRPAVERERGAARVTRASDPVEITERFLTRMLGRDPDDAERAVITDAYDAVRTDQEAS